The genomic window GAAAAATCTGTTGAAGATTTACACTTCATTGGCGCGAAATATATGGTTTGCTCTTATCTTTTTCCGGAAGAAAGAACTATAGAAAATTATAAAAAACTTCCTGAATTATTAGAAAAATCAGGAGAAATTACAAAAAATGCTTCAATTCAGTTTGCCTATCACAATCATGATTTTGAGTTTGAAAAATTTGATGAAACACAGAATGTTTATGATTTTATTTTAGAAAATTCTTCATCCGATTTGGTGAAAATGGAACTTGATTTATACTGGATTTCAAAAGCGGGCATTGATCCATTAACTTATTTTGAAAAATATCCGAAAAGATTTCCGTTGTGGCATGTGAAAGACATGAAAGCCGGAACAAAAGATTTTGCAGAAATCGGAAACGGAACAATAGATTTTAAAAGAATTTTTGAAGCTCGAGAAAAAGCCGGACTTAAGCATTGGTTTCTGGAGCAGGATTCCAGTGATAAAGATATTTTTGAAAGTATCGCCATCAGCAAAAAATATATTCTTGAACAGTCTTATTTCCAATAAAACAAAACCAACACAAAGCCAATCATGAAAATTTTAAAT from Chryseobacterium wanjuense includes these protein-coding regions:
- a CDS encoding sugar phosphate isomerase/epimerase family protein yields the protein MQRNEFIKLSSLGLLGLYSCGTSQLLTNKKTLAIQLYTIRDAISENLEKALEKLVNLGFTELEIYGYNGSFFGKNRNEFQSILKNIGLKVISSHHTTGILHNDKGTLLNNWEKSVEDLHFIGAKYMVCSYLFPEERTIENYKKLPELLEKSGEITKNASIQFAYHNHDFEFEKFDETQNVYDFILENSSSDLVKMELDLYWISKAGIDPLTYFEKYPKRFPLWHVKDMKAGTKDFAEIGNGTIDFKRIFEAREKAGLKHWFLEQDSSDKDIFESIAISKKYILEQSYFQ